A genomic window from Sebastes fasciatus isolate fSebFas1 chromosome 7, fSebFas1.pri, whole genome shotgun sequence includes:
- the LOC141771238 gene encoding retinol-binding protein 2-like, with product MPADYNGRWEMVSNDGFEDTMKAIDIDFATRKIAAHLHQTKMIVQNGDKFETKTVSTFRNYEVNFTVGEEFEEHTKGLDNRKVQTLVTWDGDKLVCVQKGEKENRGWTHWIEGDLLYLEITVLDKVCKQVFKKA from the exons ATGCCTGCAGACTACAATGGACGCTGGGAGATGGTGAGCAACGACGGCTTTGAGGACACCATGAAGGCCATTG ATATTGACTTTGCCACCAGAAAGATCGCCGCCCACCTGCATCAGACTAAAATGATCGTCCAGAACGGAGACAAGTTTGAAACGAAGACAGTGAGCACCTTCAGAAACTACGAGGTCAACTTCACCGTGGGAGAGGAGTTTGAGGAGCACACAAAGGGCCTGGACAACCGGAAGGTCCAG ACACTGGTTACCTGGGATGGCGACAAGCTGGTGTGTGTTCAGAAGGGGGAGAAAGAAAACCGTGGCTGGACACACTGGATCGAGGGAGACCTGCTATACCtg GAAATCACTGTGCTCGACAAAGTCTGCAAACAAGTATTTAAGAAGGCCTAA
- the LOC141771236 gene encoding coatomer subunit beta'-like isoform X2 gives MPLRLDIKRKLTARSDRVKSADLHPTEPWMVASLYSGTVVVWNHETQMMVKTFELCDLPVRVARFVARKHWVIAGADDMQIRVFNYNTLERVHMFEAHSDYIRCIVVHPTQPYILTSSDDMLIKLWDWDRKWSCGQVFEGHTHYVMQIVINPKDNNQFASASLDRTIKVWQLGSRTPNFTLEGHEKGVNCIDYYSGGDKPYLISGADDRMVKIWDYQNKTCVQTLEGHAQNVTCVSFHPELPIILTGSEDGTVRVWHSNTYRLENTLNYGMERVWCICGQPGSNSVALGYDEGSIIIKLGREEPAMSMDSSGKVMWARHSEVQQANLKAMGDAEIRDGERLPLGVKDMGSCEIFPQTIQHSPNGRFVVVCGDGEYIIYTAMALRNKSFGSAQEFVWAHDSSQYAVREGSSMVKLFKNFKEKKAFKPEFGAEGIFGGFLLGVRSNSSLAFYDWETGELIRRIEIQPKHIFWSDSGELVCIGTDESFFVLRYLQERVAAAQESKEEITEDGIEGAFEVLGEIPGVVKTGVWVGDCFIYTSSLNRLNYYVGGELITIAHLDRTMYLLGYIPKDDRLYLGDKELHVVSYSLLLSVLEYQTAVMRRDFSTADKVLPTIPKEQRTRVANFLEKQGFRQQALAVSTDPEHKFELALHLGELKIAHQLASEAESEQKWKQLAELATTKCQFSLAQECLHQAQDYGGLLLLATASGNANMVGKLAEGAEKDGKTNVAFLTYFLQGRLDKCLELLIETNRLPEAAFLARTYLPSQVSRVVKLWKESLSKVNKKAADALADPSQYSNLFPGLQQALLAEEYLKDTHVVVRPAAEYPLIMPNEDRHVLEESAGFASKGEITGPEGEVKSISESVMVAAAAVTEASPPETAVVEEPVLLKQEVIDPVSATEEEESIPKAASPLSVTVTEEPQRAESVSSEEDTITTPEEASVSVEEDIVESTTEFAPGEPEMVQFSLVENVRSSVETDVQEAADAAPAACISETYLIETSETITTTTSETITATRETLSETVATETIATEDVLVSSDLIVETDVMESVPVYEELETDIISWETPTIVDTAAEETHVTEELVSETAALPAAVEELISFENTASAVQHVPAQIPTFADFAFDPLLDPLQDTMPALKPVSAQEPEEEPTTALPVKPEENLEPAVLLQVEPEVLSPVERSVEEEEAGPEGAAQDLDAEIDEGLDDLDLDNFDLEDIDTTDVNLDEDFLSE, from the exons ATG CCTCTGCGGTTGGACATCAAGCGGAAGCTGACCGCTCGGTCAGACCGGGTGAAGAGTGCAGATCTGCACCCCACCGAGCCCTGGATGGTGGCGAGCCTCTACAGCGGCACTGTGGTGGTCTGGAACCACGAGACACAG ATGATGGTGAAAACCTTCGAGCTGTGTGACCTGCCTGTCAGAGTGGCCAGGTTTGTAGCCAGGAAGCACTGGGTCATCGCTGGAGCT GATGACATGCAGATCCGTGTGTTCAACTACAACACTCTGGAGCGGGTTCACATGTTTGAGGCTCACTCTGACTACATCCGCTGCATCGTTGTCCACCCGACACAGCCCTACATCCTCACCAGCAGTG ATGACATGTTGATCAAGCTGTGGGACTGGGACAGGAAGTGGTCGTGTGGTCAAGTGTTCGAGGGACACACTCACTACGTCATGCAGATCGTCATCAACCCCAAAGACAACAACCAGTTTGCCAGCGCCTCTCTGGACAGAACTATTAAg GTGTGGCAGCTCGGCTCCAGGACTCCCAACTTCACCCTGGAGGGCCACGAGAAGGGGGTGAACTGCATCGACTACTACAGCGGAGGAGACAAGCCCTACCTCATATCAGGGGCCGACGACCGCATGGTCAAGATCTGGGATTATCAG AACAAAACATGTGTTCAGACCCTGGAGGGTCACGCCCAGAACGTGACGTGCGTTAGTTTCCATCCGGAGCTGCCGATCATCCTCACGGGCTCTGAGGACG GCACCGTTCGAGTGTGGCACTCCAACACCTACCGGCTAGAAAACACCCTCAACTACGGCATGGAGAGGGTGTGGTGTATATGCGGCCAGCCGGGCTCCAACAGTGTGGCTTTGGGCTACGATGAAGGCAGCATCATCATCAAG CTGGGTCGGGAGGAGCCGGCCATGTCCATGGACTCCAGTGGGAAGGTCATGTGGGCTCGCCACTCCGAGGTGCAGCAGGCCAACCTGAAGGCCATGGGAGACGCTGAGATCAGGGACGGAGAGAGGCTGCCGCTGGGGGTGAAAGACATGGGCAGCTGTGAGATCTTCCCACAGACCATCCAGCACAGCCCCAACGGGAG ATTTGTGGTGGTGTGTGGAGATGGGGAGTATATCATCTACACCGCCATGGCTCTGAGGAACAAGAGCTTCGGCTCCGCTCAGGAGTTCGTCTGGGCTCACGACTCCTCACA GTATGCCGTACGGGAGGGAAGCAGTATGGTCAAACTATTTAAGAACTTCAAAGAGAAGAAGGCTTTTAAACCCGAGTTTGGGGCTGAAG GTATCTTTGGTGGCTTCTTACTGGGCGTGAGGTCAAACAGCAGCCTGGCCTTCTACGACTGGGAGACTGGTGAACTTATCCGCCGCATCGAGATCCAGCCTAAACAT ATCTTCTGGTCTGACTCTGGGGAGCTGGTGTGTATCGGTACAGACGAGTCGTTCTTTGTGCTGCGCTACCTAcaagagagagtggcggcggcCCAGGAGTCCAAGGAGGAGATAACGGAGGACGGGATAGAGGGCGCCTTCGAG GTGCTGGGGGAGATCCCAGGGGTGGTGAAAACGGGGGTTTGGGTGGGAGACTGCTTCATCTACACCAGCTCTCTTAACAGACTGAACTACTACGTCGGAGGAGAGCTCATCACCATTGCTCACCTGGACAG GACCATGTACCTGCTGGGCTACATCCCCAAGGACGACCGTCTCTACCTCGGAGACAAGGAGCTGCATGTCGTCAGCTACTCACTGCTGCTGTCGGTGCTGGAGTACCAGACCGCCGTCATGAGGAGGGACTTCAGCACGGCCGACAAGGTCCTACCCACAATccccaaggagcagaggaccaggGTGGCCAACTTTTTGGAGAAACAG GGCTTCAGACAGCAGGCCCTGGCTGTTTCCACTGACCCAGAACACAAGTTTGAACTGGCCCTGCATCTGGGAGAGCTCAAGATAGCCCATCAACTGGCCTCGGAGGCAGAG TCAGAGCAGAAATGGAAGCAGCTGGCAGAGCTCGCGACTACAAAGTGCCAGTTCAGCTTGGCTCAGGAGTGTCTGCACCAGGCTCAGGATTACGGGGGATTATTGCTGTTGGCCACGGCCTCGGGCAACGCCAACATGGTGGGCAAACTGGCCGAGGGGGCGGAGAAGGATGGGAAGACCAACGTGGCCTTCCTCACCTACTTCCTGCAGGGAAG GTTGGACAAATGTCTGGAGCTTCTCATCGAAACAAATCGGTTACCAGAGGCTGCATTTCTGGCAAGAACATATCTGCCCAGCCAGGTGTCACG GGTGGTGAAGCTGTGGAAGGAGAGTCTGTCCAAGGTGAACAAGAAGGCAGCAGATGCTCTGGCTGACCCCTCCCAGTACAGCAACCTGTTCCCTGGCCTCCAGCAAGCCCTGCTGGCTGAAGAGTACCTGAAGGATACTCATGTCGTGGTCAGGCCTGCTGCAGAATACCCACTCATCATG cCAAATGAGGACCGTCATGTTCTGGAGGAATCTGCAGGTTTTGCATCTAAAGGAGAGATCACTGGGCCAGAG GGAGAGGTGAAGAGCATCAGTGAAAGCGTCATggtcgcagcagcagcagtgacggAGGCTTCACCTCCAGAAACAGCAGTCGTGGAGGAACCTGTTCTACTAAAACAAGAAGTTATTGATCCTGTTTcagcaacagaagaagaagaatccaTCCCAAAAGCAGCATCCCCTCTGTCTGTCACCGTAACAGAAGAACCACAGCGAGCAGAATCTGTGTCTTCTGAGGAGGACACCATCACTACACCAGAGGAGGCTTCAGTCTCTGTAGAGGAAGACATCGTGGAGTCCACCACAGAGTTTGCCCCCGGAGAGCCAGAGATGGTGCAGTTCAGTCTCGTGGAAAATGTCAGATCATCAGTTGAGACAGATGTTCAGGAAGCAGCTGATGCTGCGCCGGCTGCCTGTATATCTGAAACATATCTAATCGAGACATCAGAAACCATCACgacaacaacatcagaaaccATCACGGCAACGAGAGAAACACTGAGTGAGACAGTGGCAACAGAAACCATAGCAACAGAGGACGTCCTAGTTAGCAGTGATCTGATAGTTGAGACCGATGTAATGGAATCTGTACCTGTTTATGAAGAACTGGAAACAGATATCATCTCCTGGGAAACACCAACCATCGTAGatacagcagcagaggagactCATGTTACTGAGGAACTGGTTTCAGAAACAGCAGCGTTACCCGCAGCGGTGGAGGAGCTCATCTCCTTTGAAAACACAGCCAGTGCGGTGCAGCATGTACCTGCGCAAATCCCAACTTTTGCAGATTTTGCCTTCGATCCACTGCTAGACCCACTCCAGGATACAATGCCAGCATTGAAGCCAGTCTCAGCACAAGAGCCAGAAGAGGAACCAACCACAGCACTCCCAGTAAAGCCTGAGGAGAACCTGGAGCCTGCTGTGCTTCTACAGGTTGAGCCAGAGGTTTTATCCCCAGTAGAGAGGagcgtggaggaggaggaggcaggtcCTGAGGGAGCTGCACAGGACCTCGATGCAGAGATAGATG AGGGCCTGGATGATCTGGATCTGGACAATTTTGACCTGGAAGATATCGACACTACAGATGTCAACCTAGACGAGGATTTCTTGAGTGAATAG
- the LOC141771236 gene encoding coatomer subunit beta'-like isoform X1: MPLRLDIKRKLTARSDRVKSADLHPTEPWMVASLYSGTVVVWNHETQMMVKTFELCDLPVRVARFVARKHWVIAGADDMQIRVFNYNTLERVHMFEAHSDYIRCIVVHPTQPYILTSSDDMLIKLWDWDRKWSCGQVFEGHTHYVMQIVINPKDNNQFASASLDRTIKVWQLGSRTPNFTLEGHEKGVNCIDYYSGGDKPYLISGADDRMVKIWDYQNKTCVQTLEGHAQNVTCVSFHPELPIILTGSEDGTVRVWHSNTYRLENTLNYGMERVWCICGQPGSNSVALGYDEGSIIIKLGREEPAMSMDSSGKVMWARHSEVQQANLKAMGDAEIRDGERLPLGVKDMGSCEIFPQTIQHSPNGRFVVVCGDGEYIIYTAMALRNKSFGSAQEFVWAHDSSQYAVREGSSMVKLFKNFKEKKAFKPEFGAEGIFGGFLLGVRSNSSLAFYDWETGELIRRIEIQPKHIFWSDSGELVCIGTDESFFVLRYLQERVAAAQESKEEITEDGIEGAFEVLGEIPGVVKTGVWVGDCFIYTSSLNRLNYYVGGELITIAHLDRTMYLLGYIPKDDRLYLGDKELHVVSYSLLLSVLEYQTAVMRRDFSTADKVLPTIPKEQRTRVANFLEKQGFRQQALAVSTDPEHKFELALHLGELKIAHQLASEAESEQKWKQLAELATTKCQFSLAQECLHQAQDYGGLLLLATASGNANMVGKLAEGAEKDGKTNVAFLTYFLQGRLDKCLELLIETNRLPEAAFLARTYLPSQVSRVVKLWKESLSKVNKKAADALADPSQYSNLFPGLQQALLAEEYLKDTHVVVRPAAEYPLIMPNEDRHVLEESAGFASKGEITGPEGEVKSISESVMVAAAAVTEASPPETAVVEEPVLLKQEVIDPVSATEEEESIPKAASPLSVTVTEEPQRAESVSSEEDTITTPEEASVSVEEDIVESTTEFAPGEPEMVQFSLVENVRSSVETDVQEAADAAPAACISETYLIETSETITTTTSETITATRETLSETVATETIATEDVLVSSDLIVETDVMESVPVYEELETDIISWETPTIVDTAAEETHVTEELVSETAALPAAVEELISFENTASAVQHVPAQIPTFADFAFDPLLDPLQDTMPALKPVSAQEPEEEPTTALPVKPEENLEPAVLLQVEPEVLSPVERSVEEEEAGPEGAAQDLDAEIDEEGLDDLDLDNFDLEDIDTTDVNLDEDFLSE, translated from the exons ATG CCTCTGCGGTTGGACATCAAGCGGAAGCTGACCGCTCGGTCAGACCGGGTGAAGAGTGCAGATCTGCACCCCACCGAGCCCTGGATGGTGGCGAGCCTCTACAGCGGCACTGTGGTGGTCTGGAACCACGAGACACAG ATGATGGTGAAAACCTTCGAGCTGTGTGACCTGCCTGTCAGAGTGGCCAGGTTTGTAGCCAGGAAGCACTGGGTCATCGCTGGAGCT GATGACATGCAGATCCGTGTGTTCAACTACAACACTCTGGAGCGGGTTCACATGTTTGAGGCTCACTCTGACTACATCCGCTGCATCGTTGTCCACCCGACACAGCCCTACATCCTCACCAGCAGTG ATGACATGTTGATCAAGCTGTGGGACTGGGACAGGAAGTGGTCGTGTGGTCAAGTGTTCGAGGGACACACTCACTACGTCATGCAGATCGTCATCAACCCCAAAGACAACAACCAGTTTGCCAGCGCCTCTCTGGACAGAACTATTAAg GTGTGGCAGCTCGGCTCCAGGACTCCCAACTTCACCCTGGAGGGCCACGAGAAGGGGGTGAACTGCATCGACTACTACAGCGGAGGAGACAAGCCCTACCTCATATCAGGGGCCGACGACCGCATGGTCAAGATCTGGGATTATCAG AACAAAACATGTGTTCAGACCCTGGAGGGTCACGCCCAGAACGTGACGTGCGTTAGTTTCCATCCGGAGCTGCCGATCATCCTCACGGGCTCTGAGGACG GCACCGTTCGAGTGTGGCACTCCAACACCTACCGGCTAGAAAACACCCTCAACTACGGCATGGAGAGGGTGTGGTGTATATGCGGCCAGCCGGGCTCCAACAGTGTGGCTTTGGGCTACGATGAAGGCAGCATCATCATCAAG CTGGGTCGGGAGGAGCCGGCCATGTCCATGGACTCCAGTGGGAAGGTCATGTGGGCTCGCCACTCCGAGGTGCAGCAGGCCAACCTGAAGGCCATGGGAGACGCTGAGATCAGGGACGGAGAGAGGCTGCCGCTGGGGGTGAAAGACATGGGCAGCTGTGAGATCTTCCCACAGACCATCCAGCACAGCCCCAACGGGAG ATTTGTGGTGGTGTGTGGAGATGGGGAGTATATCATCTACACCGCCATGGCTCTGAGGAACAAGAGCTTCGGCTCCGCTCAGGAGTTCGTCTGGGCTCACGACTCCTCACA GTATGCCGTACGGGAGGGAAGCAGTATGGTCAAACTATTTAAGAACTTCAAAGAGAAGAAGGCTTTTAAACCCGAGTTTGGGGCTGAAG GTATCTTTGGTGGCTTCTTACTGGGCGTGAGGTCAAACAGCAGCCTGGCCTTCTACGACTGGGAGACTGGTGAACTTATCCGCCGCATCGAGATCCAGCCTAAACAT ATCTTCTGGTCTGACTCTGGGGAGCTGGTGTGTATCGGTACAGACGAGTCGTTCTTTGTGCTGCGCTACCTAcaagagagagtggcggcggcCCAGGAGTCCAAGGAGGAGATAACGGAGGACGGGATAGAGGGCGCCTTCGAG GTGCTGGGGGAGATCCCAGGGGTGGTGAAAACGGGGGTTTGGGTGGGAGACTGCTTCATCTACACCAGCTCTCTTAACAGACTGAACTACTACGTCGGAGGAGAGCTCATCACCATTGCTCACCTGGACAG GACCATGTACCTGCTGGGCTACATCCCCAAGGACGACCGTCTCTACCTCGGAGACAAGGAGCTGCATGTCGTCAGCTACTCACTGCTGCTGTCGGTGCTGGAGTACCAGACCGCCGTCATGAGGAGGGACTTCAGCACGGCCGACAAGGTCCTACCCACAATccccaaggagcagaggaccaggGTGGCCAACTTTTTGGAGAAACAG GGCTTCAGACAGCAGGCCCTGGCTGTTTCCACTGACCCAGAACACAAGTTTGAACTGGCCCTGCATCTGGGAGAGCTCAAGATAGCCCATCAACTGGCCTCGGAGGCAGAG TCAGAGCAGAAATGGAAGCAGCTGGCAGAGCTCGCGACTACAAAGTGCCAGTTCAGCTTGGCTCAGGAGTGTCTGCACCAGGCTCAGGATTACGGGGGATTATTGCTGTTGGCCACGGCCTCGGGCAACGCCAACATGGTGGGCAAACTGGCCGAGGGGGCGGAGAAGGATGGGAAGACCAACGTGGCCTTCCTCACCTACTTCCTGCAGGGAAG GTTGGACAAATGTCTGGAGCTTCTCATCGAAACAAATCGGTTACCAGAGGCTGCATTTCTGGCAAGAACATATCTGCCCAGCCAGGTGTCACG GGTGGTGAAGCTGTGGAAGGAGAGTCTGTCCAAGGTGAACAAGAAGGCAGCAGATGCTCTGGCTGACCCCTCCCAGTACAGCAACCTGTTCCCTGGCCTCCAGCAAGCCCTGCTGGCTGAAGAGTACCTGAAGGATACTCATGTCGTGGTCAGGCCTGCTGCAGAATACCCACTCATCATG cCAAATGAGGACCGTCATGTTCTGGAGGAATCTGCAGGTTTTGCATCTAAAGGAGAGATCACTGGGCCAGAG GGAGAGGTGAAGAGCATCAGTGAAAGCGTCATggtcgcagcagcagcagtgacggAGGCTTCACCTCCAGAAACAGCAGTCGTGGAGGAACCTGTTCTACTAAAACAAGAAGTTATTGATCCTGTTTcagcaacagaagaagaagaatccaTCCCAAAAGCAGCATCCCCTCTGTCTGTCACCGTAACAGAAGAACCACAGCGAGCAGAATCTGTGTCTTCTGAGGAGGACACCATCACTACACCAGAGGAGGCTTCAGTCTCTGTAGAGGAAGACATCGTGGAGTCCACCACAGAGTTTGCCCCCGGAGAGCCAGAGATGGTGCAGTTCAGTCTCGTGGAAAATGTCAGATCATCAGTTGAGACAGATGTTCAGGAAGCAGCTGATGCTGCGCCGGCTGCCTGTATATCTGAAACATATCTAATCGAGACATCAGAAACCATCACgacaacaacatcagaaaccATCACGGCAACGAGAGAAACACTGAGTGAGACAGTGGCAACAGAAACCATAGCAACAGAGGACGTCCTAGTTAGCAGTGATCTGATAGTTGAGACCGATGTAATGGAATCTGTACCTGTTTATGAAGAACTGGAAACAGATATCATCTCCTGGGAAACACCAACCATCGTAGatacagcagcagaggagactCATGTTACTGAGGAACTGGTTTCAGAAACAGCAGCGTTACCCGCAGCGGTGGAGGAGCTCATCTCCTTTGAAAACACAGCCAGTGCGGTGCAGCATGTACCTGCGCAAATCCCAACTTTTGCAGATTTTGCCTTCGATCCACTGCTAGACCCACTCCAGGATACAATGCCAGCATTGAAGCCAGTCTCAGCACAAGAGCCAGAAGAGGAACCAACCACAGCACTCCCAGTAAAGCCTGAGGAGAACCTGGAGCCTGCTGTGCTTCTACAGGTTGAGCCAGAGGTTTTATCCCCAGTAGAGAGGagcgtggaggaggaggaggcaggtcCTGAGGGAGCTGCACAGGACCTCGATGCAGAGATAGATGAGGAG GGCCTGGATGATCTGGATCTGGACAATTTTGACCTGGAAGATATCGACACTACAGATGTCAACCTAGACGAGGATTTCTTGAGTGAATAG